From the Apium graveolens cultivar Ventura unplaced genomic scaffold, ASM990537v1 ctg4474, whole genome shotgun sequence genome, one window contains:
- the LOC141701966 gene encoding uncharacterized protein LOC141701966, producing MESVAAAGIIGGTVLHLPSSSSCFSPRKVLSLVNIRSYRNNFDQFSLRSSPVPSRRIITVDKQVSSVYKYNSTIIPLVDKLDLRRLDSIYRHDNHDNNYNANHANKLLMMINKSREVRNSPNCHRNKFVDTLSRILASLLSYGLLFAFTITMHTLCSRNSALAASYDRIGGSSSVLSTLLSSTSHSPSCNSEKTGQSIHINIVFPYVFQFCASVTVTLLANLYGMLHPYLGQLMMSKRRGSVFFFQVAVSDKEHTLRKRLKKLAENADVSTLNGLNYVLKEVVKALLQYNDSSIHFTHLTNLYAPMMMLRKWFEEFLNRELGRDDVEYTLLNTLVNADNDDEHKNETNIIKSNSNSENVYTVVTVLVLATREHLIPCFKEKGRTCTHSFEVLQTLQRIPINEIQSVEVLWSPRKDNEVLLEDQLLRDFPGLIRIENGFIYTSSI from the exons ATGGAATCTGTAGCAGCAGCAGGAATAATTGGCGGCACGGTTTTACATTTGCCGTCGTCTTCTTCTTGTTTTTCTCCGAGAAAAGTATTATCTCTTGTTAATATTCGTTCTTACCGGAATAATTTTGATCAATTTTCTTTGAGATCAAGTCCTGTTCCTTCCCGTCGAATAATTACTGTAGATAAGCAGGTTTCTTCTGTTTATAAGTATAATTCTACGATTATTCCACTAGTTGATAAGCTGGACCTCCGTCGACTCGACTCCATTTATCGACATGACAACCATGACAATAACTACAATGCTAATCATGCTAACAAATTACTTATGATGATAAACAAGTCCAGGGAAGTTAGAAACTCCCCTAATTGTCACCGTAACAAATTTGTTGATACGCTCTCTAGAATCTTAGCATCCTTGTTATCATACGGACTACTCTTCGCGTTTACTATCACTATGCATACCTTGTGTTCTAGAAATTCTGCATTGGCAGCCTCGTATGATAGAATTGGGGGATCATCATCGGTATTATCCACATTGTTATCATCTACGTCTCATTCCCCTTCTTGCAATTCCGAGAAGACTGGTCAATCTATTCACATAAATATTGTGTTTCCATATGTGTTTCAATTTTGCGCTTCTGTGACTGTTACGCTACTAGCCAATCTTTATGGCATGCTACACCCGTATCTGGGCCAATTAATGATGTCTAAACGACGTGGAAGTGTGTTCTTCTTTCAG GTTGCGGTTTCAGACAAGGAGCACACATTACGAAAGAGGCTTAAGAAATTAGCTGAAAATGCAGATGTATCCACCTTAAACGGTCTGAACTACGTATTGAAAG AGGTGGTAAAAGCTCTTCTGCAATATAATGATTCCTCAATCCATTTTACCCATTTAACT AATCTCTATGCACCTATGATGATGTTAAGAAAGTGGTTCGAAGAATTTCTAAACAGAGAGCTTGGGAGAGACGACGTTGAGTACACATTGTTAAATACATTGGTAAATGCAGACAACGATGATGAACATAAAAACGAGACCAATATAATTAAATCTAACAGCAACAGTGAAAATGTGTATACTGTGGTTACTGTGTTGGTTCTTGCTACTCGTGAACACTTGATCCCATGTTTCAAGGAAAAGGGAAGAACTTGTACTCATTCCTTTGAAGTTCTCCAAACACTTCAACGTATCCCAATAAATGAAATACAG TCTGTCGAAGTATTATGGTCACCGCGAAAAGATAATGAGGTTTTGTTGGAGGACCAACTACTGAGAGACTTTCCCGGTCTGATACGAATAGAAAATGGATTTATCTACACGAGTAGTATATAA